Proteins encoded within one genomic window of Couchioplanes caeruleus:
- a CDS encoding alpha/beta fold hydrolase has translation MSMIRANGVDLHVEEVAPIGDHRGTAVLIHGMTSDSMASWFLTMAHPLAEAGMRVLLYDLRGHGHSARPATGYRLEDFVGDLEALIAHWAPDGPVHLFGNSFGGTVAFAYAARHPDAVAGIVTIESAPPTSTWFARMARRLARAAETLADAEAVAGSRPLLARRLRDASALLADTDIGEELPASTLPDPAAFTAITCPVLCLYGGDSAVKELAGQTERLVPQSKHVVVAGQKHTLLIKAPDQVRAEVLPWLATCVH, from the coding sequence ATGAGCATGATCCGCGCCAACGGGGTCGACCTCCACGTGGAGGAAGTGGCGCCCATCGGTGATCACCGGGGCACGGCGGTGCTCATCCACGGCATGACGTCGGACAGCATGGCGAGCTGGTTCCTGACGATGGCCCACCCACTCGCCGAGGCGGGGATGCGGGTTCTGCTCTACGACCTGCGCGGGCACGGCCACAGCGCCCGGCCGGCGACCGGCTACCGGCTGGAAGACTTCGTCGGCGACCTGGAGGCGCTGATCGCGCACTGGGCCCCCGACGGTCCGGTCCATCTGTTCGGCAACTCGTTCGGGGGCACGGTCGCCTTCGCGTATGCGGCACGCCATCCGGACGCGGTGGCCGGCATCGTCACGATCGAGTCCGCCCCGCCGACCTCCACCTGGTTCGCCCGGATGGCCCGCCGGCTGGCCCGGGCCGCCGAGACCCTGGCGGACGCGGAGGCGGTGGCCGGCAGCCGCCCGCTGCTCGCCCGGCGGCTGCGCGACGCCTCCGCCCTGCTCGCCGACACGGACATCGGCGAGGAACTGCCGGCCAGCACCCTGCCCGATCCGGCCGCGTTCACGGCGATCACCTGCCCGGTCCTGTGCCTGTACGGCGGCGACTCGGCGGTCAAGGAGCTCGCCGGCCAGACCGAGCGCCTGGTGCCGCAGTCGAAGCACGTCGTCGTCGCCGGCCAGAAGCACACCCTGCTCATCAAGGCACCCGACCAGGTCCGCGCCGAGGTGCTGCCCTGGCTCGCCACCTGCGTGCATTAG
- a CDS encoding alpha/beta hydrolase family esterase, producing MKRQTALAAVLLLLLAGCTRDRRDPSPAPSSAPSNGVPSAPSAPGSPPGETGAPTSALPVGRSSASLTVDGRQRTYLMYRPASAKAGAPLVVVLHGAVGTGRQAAQAYGWDAEADKGGFLVAYPDGVNRTWNVSPDCCGVAARDDVDDVGFITKLVAAVPGVDPKRVYATGISNGAMLAYRLACETTIFAAIGPVAGTMLNECDDPAPISIIHIHGDKDPTVPYGGGPGRRSNAGTGRLPAKIDGPSVPSLIDTWRRTDGCPAPATTKSGPVTTSVATCPQGRAVELITVAGAGHQWPGSKPAPAAERLFRLDPPSTALNATPTIWTFLHAHPKA from the coding sequence ATGAAGCGCCAGACCGCCCTCGCGGCCGTGCTCCTGCTGCTCCTCGCCGGCTGCACCCGCGACCGCCGCGACCCGTCCCCCGCGCCGAGCTCTGCCCCATCGAACGGCGTCCCTTCCGCTCCCTCCGCGCCCGGCTCACCACCGGGTGAGACCGGCGCGCCCACCTCGGCCCTGCCGGTCGGCAGGTCCAGCGCCTCGCTGACCGTCGACGGCCGTCAACGCACTTACCTGATGTACCGGCCCGCCTCCGCCAAGGCCGGAGCGCCCCTCGTCGTGGTGCTGCACGGCGCGGTGGGCACCGGGCGTCAGGCCGCGCAGGCGTACGGCTGGGACGCCGAGGCCGACAAGGGCGGCTTCCTGGTCGCCTACCCCGACGGGGTCAACCGCACCTGGAACGTCAGCCCGGACTGCTGCGGCGTGGCGGCCCGCGACGACGTGGACGACGTCGGCTTCATCACGAAGCTGGTGGCGGCGGTGCCCGGGGTGGATCCGAAGCGGGTCTACGCGACCGGCATCTCCAACGGCGCGATGCTCGCCTACCGCCTCGCCTGCGAGACGACGATCTTCGCCGCCATCGGCCCGGTGGCGGGCACCATGCTCAACGAGTGCGACGATCCCGCGCCGATCTCCATCATCCACATCCACGGCGACAAGGACCCCACCGTCCCGTACGGCGGAGGCCCGGGCCGCCGCAGCAACGCAGGCACCGGCCGCCTGCCTGCGAAGATCGACGGCCCCTCCGTGCCGTCGCTCATCGACACCTGGCGCCGCACGGACGGCTGTCCGGCCCCGGCCACGACCAAGTCGGGTCCGGTGACGACCTCCGTGGCGACCTGTCCCCAGGGCCGCGCGGTAGAGCTGATCACCGTCGCGGGCGCGGGACACCAGTGGCCGGGATCGAAACCGGCCCCGGCGGCCGAGCGGCTCTTCAGGCTCGACCCGCCCTCCACGGCCCTCAACGCCACCCCGACCATCTGGACGTTCCTCCACGCCCACCCCAAGGCCTGA
- a CDS encoding sulfotransferase yields the protein MDRAIIISNGRCGSTLLSDLIVEEQETCSVQEFFMSVAPWNRSTEIITGPEYWRVLSGPKEELSVLFRIGVPPKEVRYPASGRFNDDLVNLPRILAITLAKLTDDPDALFDRLAPRVEAFPTQSVGAHHQAFLDLLTELTGKKRWVERSGGSSQVTTSLLENFPSARIVYLTRDWAATAKSMSRHSSFQLVQLRVEAVGRYGVDPLTADPGDDVPDEVRAYLPDRLTAEFLQERGKDPKRFIGLCAFMSSQAEQALADHPPAHLHTMAYEDLVADPVGQLTALGTFLGFADPGGWAASVAHRVRKPEPVAVPA from the coding sequence ATGGACCGCGCCATCATCATCAGCAACGGCCGCTGTGGTTCGACCCTGCTCTCCGACCTGATCGTCGAGGAGCAGGAGACCTGTTCGGTCCAGGAGTTCTTCATGTCGGTCGCGCCGTGGAACCGGAGCACCGAGATCATCACGGGTCCGGAGTACTGGCGGGTGCTCAGCGGTCCCAAGGAGGAGCTGTCGGTCCTGTTCCGGATCGGCGTGCCGCCGAAGGAGGTCCGCTACCCGGCCTCCGGCCGCTTCAACGACGATCTCGTGAACCTGCCCCGCATCCTGGCCATCACCCTGGCCAAGCTGACCGACGACCCGGACGCGCTCTTCGACCGCCTCGCCCCGCGGGTGGAGGCATTCCCTACGCAGAGCGTGGGCGCGCATCACCAGGCGTTCCTCGACCTGCTCACCGAGCTGACCGGCAAGAAGCGCTGGGTGGAGCGGTCCGGCGGCAGCAGCCAGGTCACGACGTCGCTGCTGGAGAACTTCCCCAGCGCCAGAATCGTGTACCTGACCCGGGACTGGGCGGCCACCGCGAAGTCGATGAGCCGGCACTCGTCGTTCCAGCTCGTCCAGCTCCGGGTCGAGGCGGTCGGACGGTACGGCGTCGACCCGCTCACCGCCGACCCGGGCGACGACGTGCCCGACGAGGTGCGGGCGTACCTGCCGGACCGGCTCACCGCCGAGTTCCTGCAGGAGCGGGGCAAGGACCCGAAGCGGTTCATCGGCCTGTGCGCGTTCATGAGCAGCCAGGCCGAGCAGGCGCTCGCCGACCACCCGCCCGCCCACCTGCACACGATGGCGTACGAGGACCTGGTCGCGGACCCGGTGGGTCAGCTCACCGCGCTGGGCACGTTCCTGGGTTTCGCCGACCCGGGCGGTTGGGCCGCGTCGGTGGCCCACCGTGTCCGCAAGCCTGAACCCGTGGCAGTTCCGGCATGA
- the glmU gene encoding bifunctional UDP-N-acetylglucosamine diphosphorylase/glucosamine-1-phosphate N-acetyltransferase GlmU — MSQAPSRTVVVLAAGEGKRMKSATPKMLHPLLGRTLLGHVLHAAEAAEASRTVVVVGHKADQVRAHLAEIAPGATPVLQAEQNGTGHAVRIALEAIPEAAGTVVVLNADVPLLRPETVEALVAAHESARTGATVLAAEVADPAGLGRIVRGADGNLERIVEERDAGAEIRAIREINAGIYVFDAVLLREALGKLSTDNDQGEEYLTDVFGILASVGHPVGVYVAADARETLGCNDRAELARLRSLLRDRVNTAWMRSGVSILDPATTWIDVTVTLEPDAVVDQNSQLQGSTTVATGAVIGPDTTLVDTVVEEGATVLRSHSLGAEIGPDASVGPYSYLRPGTRLGRKAKVGGFVETKNAELGAGAKVPHLSYVGDATVGPKSNIGAGTIFANYDGVAKHHTTIGEAAFVGSDTVLIAPVEIGPGAYVAAGSAVAKDVPAGNLGVTRAQQRNIEGWTARKRPGTVSADAAARAASDSDE; from the coding sequence GTGAGCCAGGCCCCGAGCCGTACCGTCGTCGTCCTCGCCGCCGGCGAGGGCAAGCGGATGAAATCCGCCACGCCCAAGATGCTGCACCCGCTGCTCGGTCGGACGCTGCTCGGTCACGTCCTGCACGCCGCCGAGGCCGCCGAGGCGTCGCGGACCGTCGTGGTCGTGGGGCACAAGGCCGATCAGGTGCGCGCCCACCTCGCCGAGATCGCACCCGGCGCCACTCCGGTGCTGCAGGCCGAGCAGAACGGCACCGGGCATGCTGTGCGCATCGCTCTCGAGGCCATTCCCGAGGCGGCCGGCACCGTCGTGGTGCTCAACGCCGACGTGCCGCTGCTGCGGCCGGAAACGGTCGAGGCGCTCGTCGCCGCGCACGAGAGCGCGCGCACCGGTGCGACCGTGCTCGCCGCCGAGGTGGCCGACCCGGCCGGGCTCGGGCGGATCGTGCGCGGCGCCGACGGCAACCTCGAGCGGATCGTGGAGGAGCGGGACGCCGGTGCGGAGATCCGGGCGATCCGTGAGATCAACGCCGGCATCTACGTCTTCGACGCCGTGCTGCTGCGGGAGGCGCTCGGCAAGCTGTCCACCGACAACGACCAGGGCGAGGAATACCTCACCGACGTCTTCGGCATCCTGGCGTCGGTCGGTCACCCGGTCGGCGTGTACGTGGCCGCCGACGCCCGGGAGACCCTCGGGTGCAACGACCGGGCCGAGCTGGCACGGCTGCGGTCGCTGCTGCGTGACCGGGTCAACACCGCCTGGATGCGCTCCGGCGTCTCGATCCTCGACCCTGCCACGACCTGGATCGACGTCACCGTGACCCTCGAGCCGGACGCGGTGGTCGACCAGAACTCGCAGCTCCAGGGCTCCACGACGGTCGCGACCGGCGCGGTGATCGGGCCGGACACGACGCTGGTCGACACGGTCGTGGAGGAGGGCGCGACCGTGCTGCGCTCGCACTCGCTGGGCGCGGAGATCGGCCCGGACGCCTCCGTGGGCCCGTACTCGTACCTGCGGCCGGGCACGCGGCTGGGGCGCAAGGCGAAGGTCGGCGGCTTCGTCGAGACCAAGAACGCCGAGCTGGGCGCCGGCGCGAAGGTGCCGCATCTTTCGTACGTCGGCGACGCGACCGTGGGCCCGAAGTCCAACATCGGCGCGGGCACGATCTTCGCGAACTACGACGGGGTCGCCAAGCACCACACGACGATCGGTGAGGCCGCGTTCGTGGGCAGCGACACCGTGCTGATCGCGCCGGTGGAGATCGGGCCGGGTGCCTATGTGGCCGCGGGCAGCGCCGTCGCCAAGGACGTGCCCGCGGGAAACCTGGGCGTGACGCGCGCGCAGCAGCGCAACATTGAGGGCTGGACGGCGCGGAAGCGGCCGGGCACGGTGTCCGCGGACGCGGCCGCGCGGGCGGCCTCCGACTCCGACGAATGA
- a CDS encoding 50S ribosomal protein L25/general stress protein Ctc: MSEVKISAEPRTEFGKGGARRTRRAGLVPAVLYGHGEKPQHIALPAREFAAAIRHGGLNQVFTIDIVGGSGATLALPKAIQRDPIRDTYEHVDLIIVKRGEKVQVDVPVTLVGEAAKNTLVVSESTTLSVTAEALHVPAALEVSIEGLEAGAQVTAGDVTLPKGTELAVDPGHVIAIVSQAQTAAQMEGDTGEAAEAAAGEATEEAAG; this comes from the coding sequence GTGTCCGAGGTAAAGATCAGCGCCGAGCCCCGTACCGAGTTCGGCAAGGGTGGTGCCCGCCGCACGCGCCGGGCCGGCCTGGTGCCCGCAGTGCTGTACGGCCACGGCGAGAAGCCGCAGCACATCGCGCTGCCGGCGCGTGAGTTCGCGGCCGCCATCCGGCACGGCGGCCTCAACCAGGTGTTCACCATCGACATCGTCGGTGGATCGGGCGCCACGCTGGCGCTGCCGAAGGCCATCCAGCGTGACCCGATCCGGGACACCTACGAGCACGTCGACCTCATCATCGTGAAGCGCGGCGAGAAGGTCCAGGTCGACGTCCCGGTGACGCTGGTCGGCGAGGCCGCCAAGAACACCCTCGTGGTGAGCGAGAGCACGACGCTCTCGGTGACCGCCGAGGCCCTGCACGTGCCCGCCGCCCTCGAGGTCTCCATCGAGGGCCTGGAGGCCGGTGCGCAGGTGACCGCCGGTGACGTGACGCTGCCGAAGGGCACCGAGCTGGCCGTGGACCCGGGCCACGTCATCGCGATCGTGTCGCAGGCCCAGACCGCCGCTCAGATGGAGGGCGACACCGGTGAGGCCGCGGAGGCCGCCGCGGGCGAGGCGACCGAGGAAGCCGCCGGCTGA
- a CDS encoding type I polyketide synthase, translated as MEQIAIVGMAAIFPGAATLEQYWQNLVNGKDMISDVPEDRFDALFYDPDNAHRPDRLYTRRGGFLDDQAVFEPLKFGIMPNSVGDIEPDQLIALEVAAAAIADAGGADRMPDADRIGVILGRGGLLNPAASRYANRVRMASQVVSLLRELLPDLGEDRLDMLRDRIDERLGKHQPEGTIGLVPNLAASRVANRLNLRGPAYTIDAACASSLIAVDQGMTELAQGRLDAVLAGGVHHVHDISFWSVFSQLQALSRKGDIRPFDAEADGVLIGEGTGMVVLKRLADAERDGDRVYAVIRGSGTSSDGRSASMFNPASSGQSLAIRRAWEMAGLDPAAPDALGLLEAHGTATPTGDAAELTTVAEVFGPHTGGERPVIGSVKSMIGHAMPAAGAAGLIKATLAVYHGVLPPTLNVTKPRAEMAKTRFQPISSAQPWQSAGPRRAGVNAFGFGGINAHVIVEQYASAGPVAVAEPERIVWLSAATTGEMAALLERDDVRELPRSLTGGPVRLGIVDPTDQRLGIARKMVARGEPWRGGRDIWFTPRPLLGPGGGKLAFVFPGVEAEFAPRTADIAAHFGLPHREWTAADLGQHGTGLVEVGKLLDVALRRMGVRPDAVAGHSIGEWTAAAVTGQMSTQGVDAFLGLFDADSVEVSGYAFAAISAPMETVTPLLDGYPGVVLSHDNAPNQCVVNGPREQVQRLVDDLRARTILCQLLPFRSAFHTPVFAEGLQAIGAALGRWEVHPTEVPVWSGTISAPFPSDPDEVNQLFIRHMIEPVWFRRTVDAMYADGIRVFLQMGAGQLASLIDDNLRDREHLAMPVNVSRRNGLAQLRRVATALWADGGDPDLAVLDPAPVLHAAPKVNTVAEPSARKGPAVRLNLGGPLVKLGDGADQLLGVSTGGSPQTKPTAKAPQPQAQVQPLAPSQPPSQPQAPSQPQPQVQAQVEAHSAALSALSRMAGTSKAAAELAALLQETASDAVTVMNAAAAPPAGRPVIPRQTPAPAPQRPVIPQQRPAPPQAARPAAAPPPVTAGHGSTVSREPVAVHEKGATTPAVGPEKETTPTAGPRNEAEVLLRTTLDVSIENMPYLRDHCFFVQPDDWPRVEDRWPVVPATTVVQHMMDAAERAAPGLKAVAVRDAKFNRWLIAAPPQQVEITVRRAGPGLFTVIFGGYARSTIEMAATYPEPAARPWTQDPATEFPPTTSAEEMYAERLMFHGPLFQGVTAVHALGDMHVRGIVTAPTPPGALLDNALQLIGNWLITTQPFRTVALPVGLRHVKFHGPPPAPGTALDCVARVRSITDGELIADTQLSVNGRVWAQIDGATDRRFDSHPTARACERFPEKYPMSHRQPGGWTVVFDAWTDLVTRGMAARGILGGEAAVEYERMPGAKRNQWMLGRIAAKDAVRFRQWDAGHTDVYPIELTVRNEPSGKPYVELRPGRGYQDCAVSIAHTAEAGVAIAGPAGAAVGIDVVEIAPREESTYRYALTESERAQLTDDRSFARLWAAKEAAGKALGTGLDGAPRRFVVSLADGTVSVGDRVLRVAWQEIENPPELPPRRYVVAWTSTEDH; from the coding sequence ATGGAGCAGATCGCCATCGTGGGGATGGCGGCGATCTTCCCCGGCGCCGCCACCCTGGAGCAGTACTGGCAGAACCTGGTCAACGGCAAGGACATGATCTCCGACGTCCCCGAGGACCGCTTCGACGCGCTGTTCTACGACCCGGACAACGCGCACCGGCCGGACCGGCTCTACACCCGGCGCGGCGGTTTCCTCGACGACCAGGCGGTGTTCGAGCCGCTGAAGTTCGGCATCATGCCGAACTCGGTCGGCGACATCGAGCCGGACCAGCTCATCGCGCTCGAGGTCGCCGCGGCGGCCATCGCGGACGCGGGCGGCGCGGACCGGATGCCGGACGCCGACCGGATCGGCGTGATCCTGGGCCGCGGCGGTCTGCTCAACCCGGCCGCGTCCCGCTACGCCAACCGGGTGCGCATGGCCAGCCAGGTCGTCAGCCTGCTGCGGGAACTCCTGCCGGACCTCGGCGAGGATCGCCTCGACATGCTGCGGGACCGCATCGACGAACGGCTCGGCAAGCATCAGCCGGAGGGCACGATCGGGCTGGTGCCCAACCTCGCGGCGTCCCGCGTGGCGAACCGGCTCAACCTGCGCGGGCCGGCGTACACGATCGACGCGGCGTGCGCGTCGTCTCTGATCGCGGTCGACCAGGGCATGACCGAGCTGGCGCAGGGCCGGCTGGACGCCGTGCTGGCCGGCGGCGTGCATCACGTGCACGACATCAGCTTCTGGTCGGTGTTCAGCCAGCTCCAGGCGCTGAGCCGCAAGGGCGACATCCGGCCCTTCGACGCCGAGGCCGACGGCGTCCTGATCGGCGAGGGCACCGGCATGGTCGTGCTCAAGCGCCTGGCCGATGCCGAACGCGACGGCGACCGCGTGTACGCGGTCATCCGCGGCAGCGGCACCTCCAGCGACGGCCGCTCGGCGAGCATGTTCAACCCGGCGAGCTCCGGTCAGTCGCTGGCGATCCGGCGCGCCTGGGAGATGGCCGGGCTCGACCCGGCCGCGCCGGATGCGCTGGGCCTGCTGGAGGCGCACGGCACGGCCACCCCGACCGGGGACGCGGCCGAGCTGACCACCGTGGCCGAGGTGTTCGGCCCGCACACCGGCGGCGAGCGGCCGGTGATCGGCTCGGTGAAGTCGATGATCGGCCACGCGATGCCCGCGGCCGGGGCCGCCGGCCTGATCAAGGCCACGCTCGCCGTCTACCACGGCGTACTGCCGCCCACCCTCAACGTCACCAAGCCGCGCGCGGAGATGGCTAAGACCCGGTTCCAGCCGATCTCCTCCGCCCAGCCCTGGCAGAGCGCCGGGCCGCGCCGGGCCGGGGTCAACGCGTTCGGCTTCGGCGGCATCAACGCGCACGTCATCGTCGAGCAGTACGCCTCGGCGGGACCCGTGGCCGTCGCCGAGCCGGAGCGCATCGTGTGGCTGTCCGCCGCCACGACCGGCGAGATGGCCGCCCTGCTGGAGCGCGACGACGTCCGGGAACTGCCGCGCTCGCTCACGGGCGGGCCGGTGCGGCTCGGCATCGTCGACCCCACGGACCAGCGGCTCGGCATCGCCCGCAAGATGGTCGCCCGGGGCGAACCGTGGCGGGGCGGGCGGGACATCTGGTTCACGCCCCGGCCCCTGCTCGGCCCCGGCGGCGGCAAGCTCGCCTTCGTCTTCCCGGGCGTCGAGGCGGAGTTCGCGCCGCGGACGGCGGACATCGCCGCGCACTTCGGGCTGCCGCACCGCGAGTGGACGGCCGCGGACCTGGGCCAGCACGGCACCGGCCTGGTCGAGGTCGGCAAGCTGCTCGACGTGGCCCTCCGCCGGATGGGCGTACGGCCGGACGCGGTCGCCGGGCACAGCATCGGCGAGTGGACGGCCGCCGCGGTCACCGGGCAGATGAGCACCCAGGGCGTCGACGCGTTCCTCGGCCTCTTCGACGCGGACAGCGTCGAGGTCTCCGGGTACGCGTTCGCGGCGATCAGCGCGCCCATGGAGACCGTGACCCCGCTGCTGGACGGGTATCCGGGCGTGGTGCTGTCCCACGACAACGCGCCCAACCAGTGCGTCGTCAACGGGCCGCGCGAGCAGGTGCAGCGCCTCGTGGACGACCTGCGGGCCCGTACCATCCTGTGCCAGCTCCTGCCGTTCCGCTCGGCGTTCCACACGCCCGTCTTCGCCGAGGGGCTGCAGGCCATCGGCGCCGCGCTGGGCCGCTGGGAGGTGCACCCGACGGAGGTGCCGGTCTGGTCCGGCACCATCTCGGCGCCGTTCCCCTCCGACCCCGACGAGGTCAACCAGCTCTTCATCCGGCACATGATCGAGCCGGTCTGGTTCCGCCGCACCGTCGACGCCATGTACGCCGACGGCATCCGCGTCTTCCTGCAGATGGGCGCCGGCCAGCTCGCCTCGCTGATCGACGACAACCTGCGCGACCGCGAACACCTGGCGATGCCGGTCAACGTCTCCCGCCGCAACGGCCTGGCCCAGCTCCGCCGGGTGGCGACGGCCCTGTGGGCCGACGGCGGCGACCCGGACCTGGCGGTTCTCGATCCCGCCCCGGTCCTGCACGCGGCCCCCAAGGTCAACACGGTCGCCGAGCCGTCGGCCCGCAAGGGCCCGGCCGTCCGCCTCAACCTCGGTGGTCCGTTGGTCAAGCTGGGCGACGGCGCCGACCAACTCCTCGGCGTGAGCACGGGAGGAAGTCCACAGACGAAGCCGACGGCGAAAGCACCACAGCCGCAGGCACAGGTTCAGCCGCTGGCGCCAAGTCAGCCGCCAAGTCAGCCGCAGGCACCGAGTCAGCCGCAGCCACAGGTGCAGGCACAAGTGGAAGCCCACAGCGCGGCGCTGTCCGCGTTGAGCAGGATGGCCGGCACGTCCAAGGCCGCCGCGGAGCTCGCGGCCCTGCTCCAGGAGACCGCGAGCGACGCGGTGACGGTGATGAACGCCGCGGCGGCTCCACCGGCCGGCCGGCCGGTCATCCCGCGACAGACACCGGCACCGGCCCCGCAGCGTCCGGTGATCCCGCAGCAGCGACCCGCGCCGCCGCAGGCGGCGCGTCCGGCGGCGGCACCACCGCCGGTAACCGCTGGGCACGGATCGACGGTGTCACGCGAGCCGGTAGCCGTACATGAAAAGGGAGCAACCACCCCCGCAGTCGGACCGGAAAAGGAAACCACCCCCACAGCCGGACCGAGAAACGAAGCGGAAGTCCTCCTCAGGACGACCCTTGACGTCTCCATCGAGAACATGCCCTACCTGCGTGACCATTGCTTCTTCGTGCAGCCCGACGACTGGCCGCGCGTCGAGGACCGGTGGCCGGTGGTGCCCGCGACGACCGTGGTGCAGCACATGATGGATGCCGCCGAGCGGGCCGCGCCCGGGCTGAAGGCGGTCGCGGTGCGGGACGCGAAGTTCAACCGGTGGCTGATCGCGGCGCCGCCGCAGCAGGTCGAGATCACGGTCCGGCGGGCCGGTCCCGGCCTGTTCACCGTGATCTTCGGCGGCTACGCGCGCTCCACGATCGAGATGGCGGCGACCTATCCGGAGCCGGCGGCGCGGCCGTGGACGCAGGATCCGGCGACGGAGTTCCCGCCCACGACCAGCGCCGAGGAGATGTACGCCGAACGCCTCATGTTCCACGGCCCGCTCTTCCAGGGCGTCACGGCCGTGCACGCCCTCGGTGACATGCACGTGCGCGGCATCGTCACCGCGCCGACGCCGCCCGGCGCCCTGCTGGACAACGCGCTGCAGCTCATCGGCAACTGGCTCATCACGACCCAGCCGTTCCGGACGGTGGCCCTGCCGGTGGGGTTGCGTCACGTCAAGTTCCACGGCCCGCCGCCCGCGCCCGGCACCGCCCTCGACTGCGTGGCCCGGGTCCGGTCCATCACCGACGGTGAGCTGATAGCCGACACGCAACTGTCGGTGAACGGCCGGGTGTGGGCGCAGATCGACGGGGCGACCGACCGGCGCTTCGACAGCCATCCGACCGCCCGGGCCTGCGAGCGGTTCCCGGAGAAGTACCCGATGTCGCACCGCCAGCCCGGCGGCTGGACCGTGGTCTTCGACGCGTGGACGGACCTGGTCACCCGCGGCATGGCCGCGCGCGGCATCCTCGGCGGGGAGGCCGCGGTCGAGTACGAGCGCATGCCCGGCGCCAAGCGCAACCAGTGGATGCTGGGCCGGATCGCGGCGAAGGACGCTGTGCGCTTCCGGCAGTGGGACGCCGGGCACACGGACGTGTATCCGATCGAGCTGACCGTGCGCAACGAGCCGAGCGGGAAGCCCTACGTCGAGCTGCGGCCGGGCCGGGGCTACCAGGACTGCGCCGTGTCGATCGCGCACACCGCCGAGGCCGGGGTCGCCATCGCAGGTCCGGCGGGCGCTGCGGTCGGCATCGACGTGGTCGAGATCGCGCCGCGGGAGGAGAGCACCTACCGATACGCGCTCACCGAAAGTGAGCGTGCCCAGCTCACGGACGACCGCAGCTTCGCGCGGCTGTGGGCGGCCAAGGAAGCCGCCGGCAAGGCGCTCGGCACGGGGCTCGACGGCGCGCCCCGCCGGTTCGTGGTCTCCCTCGCCGACGGCACCGTGTCCGTCGGCGACCGGGTCCTCCGGGTCGCCTGGCAGGAGATCGAGAATCCGCCGGAGCTTCCGCCGCGACGCTACGTCGTCGCCTGGACCAGTACCGAAGACCACTAA
- a CDS encoding ribose-phosphate diphosphokinase — translation MGSIVAENRKSLMLFSGRGFPELAEEIGQVLGVAPTPSDSYEFANGEIFVRFKDSVRGSDAFVVQSVTEGVNRWVMETLIMIDALKRGSAKRITVVLPFYPYSRQDKKHRGREPISARLVADLLKTAGANRILTVDLHTAQIQGFFDGPVDHLFAMDILAEHVQRKFEGRPMTVVAPDSGRVRVAERWTDRLGGCPLAFIHKTRDPLKPNQVVANRVVGEVEGRICLVVDDMIDTGGTITKAADILFDSGAADVIVASTHALLSDPATERLKNSKISELIVTNTLPLPPEKRLDKITVLSIAPLLARAIREVFDDGSVTTLFGGLS, via the coding sequence ATGGGCAGCATCGTCGCGGAGAACCGTAAGAGTCTGATGCTTTTCTCCGGGCGAGGCTTCCCGGAGCTTGCCGAGGAGATCGGCCAGGTGCTCGGCGTCGCGCCGACGCCGTCGGACTCGTACGAGTTCGCGAACGGCGAGATCTTCGTCCGGTTCAAGGATTCCGTCCGCGGCTCCGACGCCTTCGTGGTGCAGTCGGTGACCGAGGGCGTGAACCGGTGGGTCATGGAGACCCTGATCATGATCGACGCGCTGAAGCGGGGTTCGGCCAAGCGGATCACCGTGGTGCTGCCGTTCTACCCGTACTCGCGGCAGGACAAGAAGCACCGCGGCCGGGAGCCGATCTCGGCGCGGCTGGTCGCCGACCTGTTGAAGACCGCGGGCGCCAACCGCATCCTCACCGTCGATCTGCACACCGCGCAGATCCAGGGCTTCTTCGACGGCCCCGTGGACCACCTGTTCGCGATGGACATCCTCGCCGAGCACGTGCAGCGCAAGTTCGAGGGCCGGCCGATGACCGTGGTCGCGCCGGACTCGGGCCGGGTGCGGGTGGCGGAGCGCTGGACGGACCGGCTGGGCGGCTGCCCGCTGGCGTTCATCCACAAGACGCGCGATCCGCTGAAGCCCAACCAGGTCGTCGCCAACCGGGTCGTCGGCGAGGTCGAGGGCCGGATCTGCCTGGTGGTCGACGACATGATCGACACCGGCGGCACCATCACCAAGGCCGCGGACATCCTCTTCGACTCCGGTGCGGCGGACGTGATCGTGGCGTCGACGCACGCGCTGCTGTCCGACCCGGCGACGGAACGGCTGAAGAACAGCAAGATCTCCGAGCTGATCGTGACGAACACGCTGCCGCTGCCGCCGGAGAAGCGGCTGGACAAGATCACGGTGCTGTCGATCGCGCCGCTGCTGGCCCGCGCGATCCGCGAGGTCTTCGACGACGGCTCGGTCACGACCCTCTTCGGCGGCCTCAGCTAG
- a CDS encoding acyl carrier protein, producing MPTDQTAVLADVSSMLRSVLGDFGDDAEITMDTTFSDDLGMESIDVVSLAGRLQARYGTSVNFALFVSGLDVQSVGQLKVGELVDYIVDSLAKAPSRS from the coding sequence ATGCCCACGGATCAGACTGCCGTTCTCGCCGACGTCTCCTCGATGCTGCGTTCCGTCCTGGGTGACTTCGGCGACGACGCCGAGATCACCATGGACACCACCTTCAGCGACGACCTCGGCATGGAGAGCATCGACGTGGTGTCGCTCGCGGGCCGCCTCCAGGCCCGGTACGGCACCTCGGTCAACTTCGCGCTCTTCGTCTCCGGCCTCGACGTGCAGTCGGTGGGTCAGCTCAAGGTCGGCGAGCTCGTCGACTACATCGTGGATTCGCTCGCGAAGGCGCCGTCCCGTTCATGA